DNA from bacterium:
CGCGCCCACCCGGATGCCTCGCGCCTGATCGGGGCGGCGTTTGCCGCCTGCAAGGTCATGCTCTCGGACCGGGCGCTGAGCCTCCAGCCGGTGGTCGATTGGCTCGCCACCGCCTTCGAGACCGAGGCGGGGCGCGCCCTGATCCTCGAAGGGGTGGCGTTCTTCGAGACCCTGACCCCGACCCAGCGCGACGAGCTCACCTTCATCGCGACCCTCGCGCTCGATCACCCGGAGCTGGACCTGTCGATCTTCGTGGGGCAGCTCGCGGCCTTCCTCACCACCCCCGACGCCGCCCCGGTGCGGGCGCTCGGTTTCGATTGGTTCGCGAGCGGCAGGGCCGACCAGGCCATGGCCCAGCTCTTGCAGCGATCGCTCTTCGACCGGGCCATGCGCGGCGAGCTCGTCGCTTCGCTGCTGCCCACCCTGCGATACCTCAGCTCGCCCGAGGCGGGTGACACGCGCCTGCAGATCATTTCGAGCGCCTGGCGCCGCCTGACCTCCTTCTTGCCGTCCGTTCCCCTACGCCCTTCTACCTCAGGAGAAGCTTGAACCTATGCCCCTCGATCTCGACATCAGCCAGCTGCGCCTCTTGAGCGAAGCCTACCTCGCGACCCTTCCGCCCGTCGAGGAGGACGCCCTCGAAGTCATGCCCCCCATCCTCCAGCGCCTGTTCGATCAGGCCCAGGACCAGATCGGCAATAACGCCTACCGCCTCGACCTCGGCGCCGAGGATGCCGGTATCCTCCGGGATGCCCTTCATTCGCAGCTCGAATTCGCCGCCGACGAAGGGGATATCTTCGCTCTGGGCGAGCTGCCCGGCATCATCGCCCAGCTGGAGCGCGTTGCAAGTACCTAAGCGGGGTATGAGGTAACCAAGAGCGCCTGGCAAGCCCGTTTGGGCGCTTCTATAACGACGTAGTAGACAAGGACCCCGGCATGATCGATGTGAAGTTCACGATTGGCGAAGAGACCCAGACCTTCTCGGTGGAGCCCGGGGTCAATCTGCTGGCGTCGGCCATCGAGGCGGGAGTCCCCATCGAGTACGTGTGCAAGTCTGGCCGGTGCTGCACGTGCAAGGTCAAGGTCCTGGCCGGGGAGAAGAACCTCAGCGCCCCTAATCACAACGAGACCTTCCGCCTAGGCCGGGACAAGATCAAGCGGAACTGGCGTCTCGCCTGCCAATCCACCGTCAACGGGCCCATCGAGGTCGTGCACAACGTCTTCCTCAGGACGGGGCAGCCATAGAAGAAGCCCCCTGCGCCATTGCAAGGGGCTTGAGAGCGAGACCGAAAGGTCTTGCGCACGCAGCCGGACC
Protein-coding regions in this window:
- a CDS encoding (2Fe-2S)-binding protein codes for the protein MIDVKFTIGEETQTFSVEPGVNLLASAIEAGVPIEYVCKSGRCCTCKVKVLAGEKNLSAPNHNETFRLGRDKIKRNWRLACQSTVNGPIEVVHNVFLRTGQP